The following DNA comes from Leifsonia sp. 1010.
CTGCTGCTCTCCGGCGTCGAGCAGACGCTCGACCCGGGCCATCTCGCGGTCTACCCGATCGCGCTGCGGCCGCTGATGATCGGGATGCTGCTGAGCGGCGCGGTCGGTGTGGCCGGGGCCGCGACGACGCTCGCGTCCCTCGGCACCGCCCTGCCCTGGCTGCATTCGCCGGGTGTCGCTCTGATCGCCCTCGTCACGGGCGTGCTCGGCGCCGCGACCTGCATCGTCGTGTCGCGCGCGGTCACCTCCATCGCGAGCGGCCTGTCGTCGGGCCGCCGCTTCCGCGAGGCCAGTGGCCTGCTCATCCTGATCCCGCTCATCCTCGCCGGGCCGATCATCATCGGGATCACCAGCGGCTTGCGGTCGTCCGCAGACGCCCTGCCCGCGGTCGCCGCCGGCCTCGGCTGGTCGCCCCTCGGCGCGGTGTGGGCCGTGCCCAGCGCCGTCGCCGCGGGAGACCCGCTCGGCGCGCTGCTGCGGCTGCTCATCGCCGTCGCGACGTTCGCGGTGCTCTGGGCGGTCTGGCGGTGGGGGCTCGCGCGCTCCCTGGTCACACCAGCCCGCGCTTCGTCGCGCGTGCGCGCGCCCGGCAAGTCGGGCCTGTTCGGCATCCTGCCGGGCACACCGGCCGGCGCCATCGCGGCGCGCTGCCTCACCTACTGGTTCCGCGACCCGCGATACCTTCGGCAGCTGCTCATCATCCCGCTGCTCCCGGCGATCATGTGGTTCTACTCGAGCATCAACCACTCGACCGGCTACTTCTTCGCCGCCGGCCCGGTGGTGGCGTTCACGCTCGGGATCGGGATGATCGCCGACGTCTCGTACGACTCGACCGCGTTCGCGCTCCACGTGTCGAAGGCCGTGCCGGGTCGCGCCGACCGCTGGGGTCGCGCATCCGCCCTGCTGACGTTCGCGATCCCGGCGGTCGTCATCATCTCCGTCGGCGCCACGGCCTTCGAGGGCGACTGGCTGCCCGCACCCGGCCTGCTCGGGCTGTCGCTCGGGATGCTGCTCAGCGGCGCCGCCGTCTGCTCGGTGACCTCGGCACGGTTCGTCTTCCCGGTGCCGGAGCCCGGCGACAACCCATTCCGGTCGCGGCCGGGCAGCAACATCTCGCTGCTCGGGCCGACGTTCGCGGCGTGGGGCGTCATCGCCGTGCTGTGCCTGCCGGAGATCGTGCTGCTCATCGTCTCCCTGGTGACCCGCGAAGCGATCTGGGGATGGATCGGCCTCCTCGTCGGCATCGTGCTCGGCGCGATCCTGCTCGTCGTCGGCGTGCGCGTCGGCGGCCGGGTGCTGGACTCCCGGGCGCCGGAGCTGCTGCTGCAGCTGCGGAAGGACGCCTGAGGACGCCCACACGGCGAACTCGTGCGGCAGGCTGGGGACGTGGCACAGGACGACAGAGCGAGCGCCGATGGAACGCCGGCCGACGGGCAGCGGCCCGTGGACTGGCGGCCTGTGGACTGGCGGCCCGTGGTCGCCGCGCTGGCCAACCGGGACGCGCGTGCGGTGTGGGCGCAGCTCATCGCGGACGGCGGACCGGTCGCCGGGATGAGCCCGGCGAGGCAGCGACGCGCCCTGGCGCTGCTCGAGGGCGTCGGCCTGGTGCACCGCGCGGGCGACGACTCCTACGAGCCGGTCGACACCGCGTTCCGGGAACTGCTGGCCGCGTCGGCGTCGCTGCAGCCGCGCCGCGAGGGCGTCGAGCGGTTCCTGCGCCCGGACGGCCGGATCGACCGCTTCCCGGCGGCCGCCGACGACCGCTCCGCGCTGCTCGCCCACATCGGAGACCGCGTGCTCGCCGACGGCGAGACCGTCACCGAACGCGACCTCACCGACCGCCTGGCACGATTCGGCGACGACCCGGTGACGTTGCGGCGCTACCTGGTCGACGCGGGCATCCTGCTGCGCACGCGCTCGGGGTCGGAGTACACCCGCGCGGAAGCTCCCACAGACTCCTGACCGGACCGCTCAGGATGCCGTGGATGCGCGCCGCGCGTGCGCCTTCTGCATCTTGACCGCGTTTCCGCAGCCCGCCATGGTGCACCACCGGCTGGAGCGGTTCTTGGAGTAGTCGTAGTACGCCCACCGGCAGGTGACCCGATCGCAGACCTTGAGCCGCGCCCAGCTGCCGTCCTCGCGGGAGGCGCGCACCGCATCCAGCACTCCGGCCAGAGCGGCGCGGGCGCCGCGATCGGTCGCGGGTGCCAGCGCGAACGACGACGGACCGCCGAAGGACAGCCGGAGCGGCAGCTCGGCGAGCGCGTCGTCGAGGCCGCGGAGCGCGGCAGGGTCGGCGTCGTGGCCGGCGTGCGTGGCGAGCACGGAGCGGAGCCCTTCGCGCACGGTCTTCGCGAGCATCAGGTCATCATCGGTGGCGGCGACGCCCTCCGCGAGCAGACCGCGGCCCTTCAGCCACGCCGCGAGGTCGTCCGGGCTCTCCCAGCCCTCCTCGTCCTCCTGGTACTCGACGGTGTTGACGAAGTCCCGCACCAGCCGCAGCTGCGCGGGGATGACTTCGTTCTCCCGTTCGAACGCGAGATCCGTCTGCCGACCCATGACACCAGCATACGCTCTTGACAGGTGTCTATGCAGTGGGCATGGTGTTGACACCGGTATTAACGCTTAGCCGGTGTAGGAGGTTATCGTGGATCAGACAGCACAGCAGATCATCGCGGTCGGACATCGACCGGCCATCCCGGCCGAGCGGATCGGGCGGTGGATGCGCATCCACTACCGGGCGATGCGGGTGGGGCGCCGACGACCGCGAGCCGTTCGAGACCCGTGGATCGACCACGTCTCACCGTGGGCGTTCTGGGGCCTCCACCGCTAGCCCTCGAGGTGCACCTTGTGGCGCTTATTCGGGCGGGATAGCGACCACGACGTGCACCTCGGCGCTCAGGCCGCGAGCGTCTGCTCGCAGGCGAGCAGCGTCACGCCGACGCTCCAGGCGTGCGAGAGCGTCAGCAGCATCCCCTTCGGCTGGAAGCACGCCGTCTGGTAGTACCGCTCGCTGACCATGCCGCGGTAGGCGTTGAAGTCGCCGTCCTCGCGGGCGATGAACTGGCGGAAGCACGCCAGCGTCTCGTCGGCGCGTTCCGCATAGTGCTGGTCGCCGAGAGCTGCCGACAGCTCGCGCAGCTCGGCCGTGCAAACGAGCCCGTAGGCGTGCAGGTGCTGATTCGACGGCGATGCGTTGTCGGCGCCGCGGGTGCGGAAGCCGTACGCCCCGAGCAGGGTGTGCGCCGGGAACGTGACGTCGTACGTGTAGCGGAAGGTCAGCATCCAATCGGCCCCGCGCCGCGCCACATCGAGCCAGTGCCGATCGCCGGTCGCGCGGTGCAGGGCGACGTAGGCCATGACGGCGGCGTAGCCGTCCTCCGAGGTCGGCGCGAGGTCCACGTCCTCGGGGGCGCCGTGGACGAACTCGCGGTCGACGAACTGCTCGTAGTACCTCCCGGCCGCGAGCGCCGCGGGCAGATAGCGCTCGTCGCGTTCGGCGGCCTCCACCAGTGCGGCGATCCAGGTCAGGCCCGACGCGCCCGACCACGACAGCACCTCTCCGGTCTCGGCGTGGTGGACGGAGCCGAGGTTGCCGTCGTCGCGCTGACGGCCGACGACGACATCGAGGTTCGAGCGGATGGCGTGCTCCCATCGCTCGTGCGGGTCGAGCGCCTGCGCACGGACGAGGAACAGCGTCGCCTCGGCCAGGGTGCGCGAGTGCAGCCCGCGCTTCAGCTCGGTCCAGCTCTGCGTCCAGCCGTGGTCGCGGTACCAGACGCCCCAGAAGGTTCCGGAGGGCGACAGGGATGCGGTGATGAAGTCGATGACCTGACGCGCCGCTTCCGCCTCGGCCGGCCGGCCGGCCCGCAGCCCGTGCGCGAGGAGCGCGTACGCCCACGGGATGCCGCTGACCCAGCCGACGTGCATGGCCTGCCGGTCGACGCTGAGCCCGTCCCGGCCGCTGACCTCGCGGTCGAAGCCGACGGTCTCCAGCAGCACGCCGGGGTCGGGATCGTAGTGCCAGTCGAGCAGGCCGGCGGCGGTGAGGTCGGCGGCGCTGGCCACATCCACCCACGGGTTCTCGGTCGTGTGCTCAGCCGCTTCGGCGTGCAGCGCGCGCAGGATCGGGGCGTAGGCGTGGCGGGATGCGTCCAGCGCGAACACGCGCACCGTCAGCTCCACGGTCTCGCCAGGCGCGAAGCGCTGCGTCGCCACGTCGGCCGGCCGCGGGCGGTCGTCGCCGTAGTACGTGACCGGGTACTCGCGGTACGGGAAGCGCAGGCTCACCGTCGCGTCTCCCCACTGCGGGTCGTGCGCGAGCCCGAGCCCGGTGAGTCCGAGCGGGGAGGTCTCGGCCGCGGCGAGCGCGACCCCTCCGCGATCCGGACCCGCCCAGGCGAACACCGCCGGCGTCGCCGCGCGGTCGGCACGGAACTCCCAGGCGTCGCTCACCAAGGCGGCGTGCTGCTCGGGCGTGCTCGCCCCGATCTCGAAGCGCGGGAACGCCCGGGTGTTCTCGGCCGGCCGGTTCTCGCCGTAGAAGGCGCCCGGGATCAGCCACCACGGATCGTCGGCGCCGTGCACCGGAGCCTCCACCAGCACCGACCCGTCGGCCGGCTCCGCGCCGCTGTACGTCACGCGCACCGCAACCTGCCAGCCGGGCTGGGCCTCGCTCCACTCCAGTTGCACCTCGGCCGCCGCGGAAGCGGGACCGACGACGGTCGCCCGGACCTCGGGGCGCGCGCTCACGGCAGTGGGCGCTCGATCAGGTCGACCTCGCGGACCGGCTGGGCCGGGTCGGCCGGCACCACGAAGGTGCGCAACTGCGACGGGCCGAAGTCCTCCTCGATGGTGCGCCCGAGCAGCGGGAGCTCGATGCGCGAGCGCCCGCCCTCGCCGCGCGTCTCGACGGCCCGCACCACCACATCCGCGCCGCCGGGGGCGTCCGTCTCGTCCTCGGTGCCCTTCAGCGCGG
Coding sequences within:
- a CDS encoding transporter; the protein is MVATLVRLRLLVLKNSFRRSTGQLVAVIIGAIYGAVGLLVVLGALVGLSFAPAEVATTAVVLAGSAAVLGWAVLPLLLSGVEQTLDPGHLAVYPIALRPLMIGMLLSGAVGVAGAATTLASLGTALPWLHSPGVALIALVTGVLGAATCIVVSRAVTSIASGLSSGRRFREASGLLILIPLILAGPIIIGITSGLRSSADALPAVAAGLGWSPLGAVWAVPSAVAAGDPLGALLRLLIAVATFAVLWAVWRWGLARSLVTPARASSRVRAPGKSGLFGILPGTPAGAIAARCLTYWFRDPRYLRQLLIIPLLPAIMWFYSSINHSTGYFFAAGPVVAFTLGIGMIADVSYDSTAFALHVSKAVPGRADRWGRASALLTFAIPAVVIISVGATAFEGDWLPAPGLLGLSLGMLLSGAAVCSVTSARFVFPVPEPGDNPFRSRPGSNISLLGPTFAAWGVIAVLCLPEIVLLIVSLVTREAIWGWIGLLVGIVLGAILLVVGVRVGGRVLDSRAPELLLQLRKDA
- a CDS encoding DUF2087 domain-containing protein, which codes for MAQDDRASADGTPADGQRPVDWRPVDWRPVVAALANRDARAVWAQLIADGGPVAGMSPARQRRALALLEGVGLVHRAGDDSYEPVDTAFRELLAASASLQPRREGVERFLRPDGRIDRFPAAADDRSALLAHIGDRVLADGETVTERDLTDRLARFGDDPVTLRRYLVDAGILLRTRSGSEYTRAEAPTDS
- a CDS encoding CGNR zinc finger domain-containing protein, yielding MGRQTDLAFERENEVIPAQLRLVRDFVNTVEYQEDEEGWESPDDLAAWLKGRGLLAEGVAATDDDLMLAKTVREGLRSVLATHAGHDADPAALRGLDDALAELPLRLSFGGPSSFALAPATDRGARAALAGVLDAVRASREDGSWARLKVCDRVTCRWAYYDYSKNRSSRWCTMAGCGNAVKMQKAHARRASTAS